Proteins found in one Plasmodium gaboni strain SY75 chromosome 13, whole genome shotgun sequence genomic segment:
- a CDS encoding putative V-type proton ATPase 21 kDa proteolipid subunit, which translates to MYNSWFEIVRSISPYNWAMLGIALSLFLSIMGAAWGIFICGTSIVGASVKSPRIISKNLISIIFCEALGMYGVITAVFLQIKFSGLSTEVHPPLVLTNKTDPLIMNTIRGGWALFASGLTAGLSNLVSGVSVGITGSSCAIGDAHSSDLFVRMLMIEICASVIGLYGLIVAIVSIGDIQLT; encoded by the exons ATGTATAATTCGTGGTTTGAAATAGTGCGATCCATATCGCCATATAACTGGGCAATGTTAGGCATAGCCCTTTCGTTATTTCTTTCTATTATGGGTGCAGCATg gggtatatttatatgtggTACAAGTATTGTTGGAGCTTCGGTTAAGTCACCACGTattatttcaaaaaatttaatatcAATTATTTTCTGTGAAGCATTAg GTATGTATGGTGTTATTACGGCAGTGtttttacaaataaaatttaGCGGGTTATCTACAGAAGTACACCCTCCATTAGTATTAACAAATAAAACAGATCCTTTAATTATGAACACAATAAGAGGAGGATGGGCATTATTTGCTAGTGGTCTCACTGCAGGATTATCTAACCTCGTTTCAGG aGTTTCTGTTGGAATAACAGGAAGTTCATGTGCTATTGGAGATGCACATAGTTCTGATCTCTTTGTCCGAATGTTAATGATTGAAATTTGTGCAAGTGTTATAG GTTTATATGGTTTAATTGTGGCTATTGTATCCATTGGAGATATTCAACTaacataa